The Pseudophryne corroboree isolate aPseCor3 chromosome 2, aPseCor3.hap2, whole genome shotgun sequence genome has a segment encoding these proteins:
- the LOC134998810 gene encoding E3 ubiquitin/ISG15 ligase TRIM25-like: MASADLRKELNCSICLSIYTDPVTLRCGHNFCRVCINQVLDAQEGSGVYSCPECRAECQERPILQGNITLCNYMGSFLSTRPDQEETGIFCTYCIHSPVPATKSCLMCEASLCDNHLRVHSKSAEHVLSNPTTALGNKKCSVHKKVLEYYCTEDAACVCVTCSLAGEHRGHQVELLDVASEKKKKKLRNVLQKLTIKREEAEKRVQSLMESRRGDQKKAAGVTETVTALFRDLRRQLKDLEKRVLSEISKQEQRVSLSVSDLIQQLEIKKDELSRKMRHIEELSKMSDAVTVLQEPDTGDWSDAEDRDRHDNQVCDEGDLDVGHVSETLHTLYDIITSIKKGIYVQESDSLQNVNRAKKGDDKPEPLEKVLGVNPAGNTESDVITAAVEKENQVPDPTEKALDVNTVGNAESDVVTGIKIGLYVHKPTNIVLDINTAANNIFMPQANNIFMPQANLFMPQANNTLFGEQNYTSWSDQSQNYPETPERFQHYNQVLSTSSFSSGRHYLDMTVSESGWWSVGMSYPSIDRTGEQSHIGYNDKSWALCKGLCDQYSLIHDGKQIRLPGNTSCNNVGIYLDYEAGQMSFYALVPMRRLHTFSATFTEPLHVALCVGRDCTRISGRVSSCNI, from the coding sequence atggcgtctgctgatctgagaAAGGAGTTGAactgttccatctgcctgagcatttatacaGATCCAGTAACCCTGAGATGTGGACACaacttctgtcgggtctgtattaaTCAAGTGCTGGATGCACAGGAGGGGTCTGGAGTTTATTCCTGTCCTGAATGCAGAGCAGAGTGTCAGGAGCGTCCTATATTGCAGGGTAACATAACTCTGTGTAACTACATGGGCAGTTTCCTGTCTACTCGgccagatcaggaggagactgggatcttctgcacttactgtATTCACTCTCCTGTACCTGCCACTAAATCCTGTCTGATGTGTGAGGCTTCTCTGTGTGATAATCACCTGCGGGTACACAGCAAGTCAGCCGAACACGTCTTATCTAATCCCACCACTGCCCTGGGGAACAAGAAATGCTCCGTCCATAAGAAGGTCCTGGAGTATTACTGCACTGAGGACGCTGCCTGTGTCTGTGTGACCTGCAGTTTGGCTGGAGAACATCGGGGACACCAGGTGGAGTTGCTGGATGTGGCctcggagaagaagaagaagaaactgAGAAATGTTCTGCAGAAACTGACAATAAAGAGAGAGGAGGCAGAGAAAAGAGTCCAAAGTCTGATGGAGAGCAGGAGAGGTGATCAGAAAAAAGCAGCTGGTGTAACAGAGACAGTCACTGCCCTGTTTAGAGACCTCAGGAGACAGCTAAAAGACCTGGAAAAGAGAGTCCTGAGTGAGATCTCCAAGCAGGAACAGCGTGTTTCACTCTCAGTCTCtgatctgatccagcagctggaaataaagaaAGACGAGCTGTCCAggaagatgcgtcacattgaggagctgAGTAAAATGTCTGATgcagtgactgtcttacaggaaccagacacaggaGACTGGAGTGATGCTGAGGACAGAGACAGACATGATAACCAGGTCTGTGATGAAGGAGATCTGGATGTGGGACATGTCTCAGAGACATTACACACATTATATGATATAATAACCAGTATAAAGaaagggatctatgtgcaggaatCTGACAGCCTGCAGAATGTAAACCGAGCAAAGAAAGGAGACGATAAGCCAGAGCCTTTAGAGAAAGTACTGGGTGTAAACCCAGCAGGTAATACAGAATCTGATGTAATTACAGCAGCTGTAGAGAAAGAGAACCAAGTTCCAGACCCAACAGAAAAGGCACTGGATGTAAACACAGTGGGTAATGCAGAATCTGATGTTGTAACCGGTATAAAAATAGGGCTCTATGTGCACAAACCTACAAATATAGTACTGGATATTAACACAGCAGCTAATAATATATTTATGCCACAAGCTAATAATATATTTATGCCACAAGCTAATTTATTTATGCCACAAGCTAATAATACATTGTTTGGTGAACAAAACTATACCAGCTGGTCAGATCAAAGCCAGAATTATCCAGAAACACCAGAGAGATTTCAGCATTATAACCAGGTGTTAAGCACCAGCAGCTTTTCCTCAGGGCGACATTACCTGGATATGACTGTGAGTGAATCAGGGTGGTGGAGTGTAGGGATGAGCTATCCCAGTATAGACAggacaggagagcagtcacacattGGGTATAATGACAAGTCCTGGGCTTTGTGTAAGGGGTTGTGTGACCAGTATTCACTGATACATGATGGGAAACAGATCCGGTTACCCGGCAATACTTCCTGTAATAATGTGGGgatatatctggactatgaggctgGACAGATGTCCTTTTATGCTCTGGTTCCGATGAGGCGCTTACACACCTTCTCTGCCACCTTCACTGAGCCCCTTCATGTTGCATTATGTGTAGGGAGAGATTGTACACGTATATCTGGAAGAGTCAGTAGCTGTAACATATGA